A single region of the Podospora pseudopauciseta strain CBS 411.78 chromosome 1, whole genome shotgun sequence genome encodes:
- a CDS encoding hypothetical protein (COG:K; EggNog:ENOG503P1ET) — protein sequence MDVEMKGVVAPDAAGANVTMDMPPPPLPASAIAAAAQLQLQQQQQQQQQQQQQQQQQQQQQQQQQQQIQQQQIQQQQIQQQQIQQQQIQQQHPQHHHHQLQQHPQSPVALAHPQQQQPSQAPPAAPPVKRRAPIACRRCRRMRSKCHQTDKGKPPCQSCTDAGLGPEDCVFPVRGQPDEDREYRHPRVRADKNNKREVLKFRRDVLDQQQQQQQQQQILANGAVMSPGGKLIARSPDDWEVLPPLEDILDAVNNFTRHYFQLGFIPKQRFIEKLTVNPRSVSLFLLLGILSVSARLTPALVERYGGAVNAAEIFMEHASAVAMMELYREPSLERCQAFYLLSIAQQGSGLTHKSSINMAVAMRMATLLKLHREETYVLVNPTKELVIQAESARRTLWMLHSQDNLHSSAQSPVLLAASDITALLPCDEQDFAAAREPKSRAALEDTQPALEKPELIADPGRSLFATLIQAHYYWGRISRRAISHDKSARPWEPTSQYAVLEKKLAEWEALLPNDHRWSSLLLKGYKQEGHDLAYLGVTMTPRLCNIVLRKAYIHNMINHGTSDATLARFWNDMAQELFRNVKELYEQIQIQYGDRAPDEGPGAQMAAFCVYTCGFLACYLCKYPKLCADSILVRDAPQIVQRILGILNESKNIWPLASRWFDHLEKFSRTKTGMAAETQGSMADSVSAPSSNSTQAHPISSPPPPSPSSGDLVSSIQRDPIPHVLQPALKDVFTPIQPRLLPASTPSTEGAKNHNGVVSPTSTQGSGPSSAILPLPQGSPPSANSHQLYIDPNLRLPLPNAPPPPHAPQQQHQVQSPQQQHVQHSPTGGGRQSTDGLGLLLEAFDSHRTASGPPGPSQHPHSAEGQGPPPGAPYDPQAAPQPYYTQHQGLPMNDGYENELGYYMSDGVPQTMQNWVGTPHMYTGY from the exons ATGGATGTTGAAATGAAGGGCGTGGTTGCTCCTGATGCTGCCGGTGCCAACGTCACGATGGACatgccgcctcctccgctgCCGGCTTCTGCTATTGCGGCTGCCGCCCAGTTACAgctgcagcaacaacagcaacagcaacagcaacagcaacagcaacagcaacagcagcagcagcagcaacagcaacagcaacaacagatccagcagcaacagatccagcaacaacagatccagcaacaacagatccagcaacaacagatccagcaacaacacccacagcatcaccaccatcaattGCAGCAGCACCCACAGTCGCCGGTAGCTCTAGCAcatccacaacaacagcagccatcCCAAGCCCCTCCAGCGGCTCCACCTGTCAAGAGGAGAGCTCCTATTGCCTGTCGAAG ATGTCGTCGTATGAGAAGCAAATGCCACCAAACGGACAAGGGAAAGCCACCTTGCCAATCATGCACCGATGCAGGACTTGGACCAGAAGACTG TGTCTTTCCAGTCCGCGGCCAACCAGATGAGGACCGCGAATACCGGCACCCTCGGGTCCGGGCTGATAAGAATAATAAACGAGAGGTTCTCAAGTTTCGAAGGGATGTCCTggaccagcagcagcagcagcagcagcagcagcagattcTAGCCAACGGAGCGGTGATGAGCCCGGGAGGAAAGCTCATTGCCCGAAGCCCGGACGACTGGGAGGTCCTGCCACCGTTGGAGGATATCCTAGACGCAGTGAACAACTTTACGAGACATTACTTCCAGTTGGGATTCATCCCCAAGCAGAGGTTTATCGAGAAATTGACGGTTAACCCCCGGTCAGTCAGCTTGTTTCTGCTTCTGGGAATACTAAGTGTCAGCGCTAGGTTGACGCCGGCGTTGGTCGAACGGTACGGTGGTGCTGTGAACGCGGCCGAGATCTTCATGGAGCATGCTTCGGCTGTGGCAATGATGGAGCTATACAGGGAGCCAAGTCTGGAGAGGTGCCAGGCGTTCTATCTGTTGAGTATCGCGCAGCAAGGGAGTGGTCTGACTCACAAGAGCTCGATCAACATGGCCGTCGCTATGAGGATGGCAACCCTGCTCAAGCTGCACAGGGAGGAGACGTACGTCTTGGTAAACCCAACAAAGGAGCTGGTAATCCAAGCCGAATCAGCAAGGAGAACATTG TGGATGCTTCACAGCCAGGACAATTTGCACTCAAGCGCACAGTCGCCTGTGCTGCTGGCAGCCAGCGACATCACGGCATTGCTTCCCTGTGACGAGCAAGACTTTGCGGCGGCTCGGGAACCCAAATCGAGAGCAGCTCTCGAGGACACCCAACCTGCATTGGAGAAACCCGAGCTGATTGCTGACCCAGGGAGGTCACTGTTTGCGACGTTGATCCAGGCGCATTACTACTGGGGCAGGATCTCCAGACGGGCCATCAGTCACGATAAGAGCGCGAGACCGTGGGAGCCAACCAGTCAGTATGCTGTCCTGGAAAAGAAACTGGCCGAGTGGGAGGCATTGCTGCCGAATGACCATAGGTGGAGCAGCCTGTTGCTGAAGGGCTACAAGCAGGAAGGTCATGATCTG GCATATCTCGGAGTGACCATGACGCCGCGGCTCTGCAACATTGTGCTCCGTAAGGCGTACATACACAACATGATCAACCATGGCACTTCAGACGCGACCTTGGCGCGCTTTTGGAATGATATGGCGCAAGAGCTGTTCAGAAATGTCAAGGAGTTGTATGAGCAAATCCAGATCCAGTACGGAGACAGAGCTCCAGACGAGGGTCCCGGAGCCCAGATGGCT GCTTTCTGTGTATATACATGTGGCTTCCTGGCATGCTATCTGTGCAAATATCCCAAGT TGTGTGCCGACTCTATTCTCGTGCGTGATGCTCCGCAGATTGTCCAGCGCATCCTCGGTATCCTGAACGAGAGCAAGAACATCTGGCCGCTCGCGTCTAGGTGGTTCGACCACCTGGAAAAGTTTTCAAGAACGAAAACAGGAATGGCAGCAGAAACGCAGGGCAGCATGGCTGATAGCGTGAGTGCTCCGAGTTCGAACAGCACACAAGCCCACCCcatttcctctcctccacccccttctccatcttcggGAGACTTAGTGTCTTCAATCCAGAGAGATCCAATCCCTCACGTCCTGCAGCCGGCGCTCAAGGATGTGTTCACGCCGATCCAGCCGCGTCTCCTGCCAGCGTCAACTCCTTCGACCGAAGGCGCCAAGAATCACAACGGTGTGGTGTCCCCAACATCCACACAAGGCAGCGGTCCAAGCTCTGCCATCTTGCCGCTACCCCAGGGctcgcctccctcggccAATTCTCATCAGTTGTATATTGATCCCAACTTGAGATTGCCACTGCCTAAtgcgccgccgcctccgcacgcacctcagcagcaacatcagGTCCAGTcgcctcagcaacaacatgtTCAGCATTCACCGACAGGAGGCGGTAGGCAGTCCACTGATGGGCTTGGGCTTTTGTTGGAGGCGTTCGATAGTCATCGGACGGCTTCAGGACCTCCCGG GCCCAGTCAACATCCTCACAGCGCTGAGGGACAGGGCCCACCACCGGGCGCCCCGTATGATCCTCAGGCGGCACCGCAGCCGTATTACACGCAGCATCAAGGGTTGCCGATGAATGACGGGTATGAGAACGAGTTGGGGTATTACATGAGCGATGGGGTGCCTCAAACTATGCAGAACTGGGTTGGGACGCCGCACATGTACACGGGGTACTAG
- a CDS encoding hypothetical protein (COG:A; EggNog:ENOG503P711), which translates to MATPRPEQAQKVLSLYKQLLRQSSQFANYNFREYAKRRTRDAFRENKNVEEERRVQELVQEGLNQLHLLKRQTMISQFYKHDRLVVEGGLSGKDKGGKVLRQKDTGWD; encoded by the exons atggCTACCCCGCGCCCGGAGCAGGCGCAAAAGGTGCTTTCGCTG TACAAGCAACTCCTCCGGCAATCCTCCCAGTTTGCCAACTACAACTTTCGCGAGTACGCCAAGCGACGGACGAGGGATGCGTTCAGGGAGAACAAgaatgtggaggaggaaaggaggGTGCAGGAGCTGGTGCAGGAGGGTTTGAACCAGTTGCACTTGTTGAAG AGGCAAACAATGATCAGCCAGTTTTACAAGCACGACAGGCTTGTGGTGGAGGGCGGGCTCTCAGGGAAGGACAAGGGTGGGAAAGTGCTCAGGCAGAAGGATACTGG CTGGGATTAG
- a CDS encoding hypothetical protein (EggNog:ENOG503P2W3), whose amino-acid sequence MAPMQYRTAAQTRRGNRAGVVEHDDFEGLPVRQWTRGEVNVAMGPPPDDDQKDDIWAIELPFGMPKDTALLPPHSQELLRAMRSGRVYKRPPPEDEDEDIDFGTKGDKKESEVGNEGFTVRAWKQMPRNAEVPSVSHLAKRHKGTITLASTASVAHIPGPTITRATVRRIDAAGNPYEQTITLSEGQQVDGEIIRTTVVPAPVAAAGEALGQQATPVKRRPPPPKRKAKGPGRGRKKGSGKIGQLPLPATRSQQQAAAGGEASAETTVEGVLGEGPPGVVITSEENGDAAGQDTEMADNSVIPSDEEDGDEGDEGDEDGEEEGGDEEAGDEESTATPEVGNAPSDVEQVTEQAQGQDQDQEMLGSDASEVIRPSSIEEPEDEQLPRRATPEEEVTVSKPRFQLGPQFNSPRAEGSPLKNVMVVSPTEPATAPAAASYLDIQSTTVSMDIDLGNTQPNIPLPSSLEISATVQTETAITSEISSAPKPSASTSPMADQQASVPAESISEALTMPEEQPPFSAQTTEPVTASEASVSLEVPTQIPEVSLQTSASPTLPTASEPPQAPEADSPDLLGSLEAELDREMSLNNRSPPPGEQEKPSATEAQ is encoded by the exons ATGGCGCCTATG CAGTATAGGACGGCGGCGCAGACCAGAAGGGGAAACCGGGCTGGCGTGGTTGAACATGATGACTTTGAAG GTCTCCCGGTTCGACAATGGACACGCGGCGAAGTCAACGTGGCCATGGGCCCTCCCCCTGACGACGATCAAAAGGACGATATTTGGGCGATAGAGTTGCCTTTCGGCATGCCCAAGGATACAGCACTCTTGCCGCCACATTCCCAGGAGCTTCTCAGGGCGATGAGGTCCGGTAGGGTGTATAAGCGGCCCCCgcccgaggacgaggacgaggacatCGATTTCGGGACCAAGGGCGACAAGAAGGAGTCTGAGGTGGGGAACGAGGGCTTCACTGTCAGAGCGTGGAAGCAGATGCCGAGGAATGCAGAGGTCCCCTCAGTCTCCCACTTGGCAAAAAGACACAAGGGCACCATCACACTGGCGAGTACTGCAAGTGTCGCTCATATACCGGGACCGACAATCACCAGGGCGACTGTGAGGAGGATCGATGCGGCAGGCAATCCGTATGAGCAGACGATCACATTGAGTGAAGGACAGCAAGTCGACGGTGAAATCATTCGCACGACGGTAGTGCCTGCACCGGTTGCTGCGGCTGGCGAGGCGCTTGGGCAGCAGGCGACACCCGTCAAACGGAGACCACCGCCACCTAAGAGGAAGGCCAAGGGGCCGGGCAGAGGAAGGAAGAAGGGAAGCGGGAAGATTGGTCAGTTGCCTTTGCCTGCCACCAGgtcacagcaacaagcaGCTGCTGGGGGCGAGGCTTCGGCTGAAACCACGGTTGAGGGCGTACTCGGCGAGGGTCCACCAGGG GTTGTCATCACGTCCGAGGAGAACGGCGATGCAGCAGGCCAGGACACCGAGATGGCCGACAACTCGGTCATTCCTtccgatgaggaggacggtGACGAAGGGGACGAGGGCGACGaagacggtgaggaggaaggtggcgACGAAGAAGCCGGCGATGAAGAGTCAACAGCGACCCCTGAAGTGGGCAACGCTCCAAGTGATGTCGAGCAGGTTACAGAGCAAGCTCAAGGTCAGGATCAAGATCAAGAGATGCTCGGCTCAGACGCTTCGGAGGTTATCCGACCAAGCTCGATTGAGGAACCTGAAGACGAGCAGCTGCCTCGTCGCGCCAcccccgaggaggaggtcacaGTTTCCAAGCCACGGTTCCAACTGGGTCCACAGTTTAACTCTCCCCGCGCGGAAGGCAGTCCCCTCAAGAACGTCATGGTCGTGTCGCCCACCGAGCCAGCGACcgcgcctgctgctgccagctACCTCGACATCCAATCTACTACCGTCTCCATGGACATTGACCTTGGAAACACTCAACCAAACATCCCTCTTCCATCTTCATTGGAAATATCAGCTACGGTGCAAACAGAAACAGCCATTACCTCTGAAATATCATCCGCTCCTAAGCCCAGCGCATCTACGTCCCCAATGGCAGATCAACAAGCTTCTGTGCCCGCAGAATCCATCTCTGAAGCTCTCACAATGCCAGAAGAGCAGCCCCCGTTCTCGGCGCAGACAACCGAGCCTGTCACCGCATCCGAAGCTTCTGTTTCGCTTGAGGTCCCAACGCAAATCCCAGAGGTCTCTCTCCAGACATCAGCCTCTCCTACTCTTCCTACTGCTTCCGAACCCCCTCAGGCACCCGAAGCAGACAGCCCCGATCTTTTAGGCAGTCTTGAGGCCGAGCTCGACAGGGAAATGTCACTCAACAATAGATCCCCGCCGCCTGGTGAGCAGGAAAAACCATCCGCAACAGAAGCCCAGTAG
- a CDS encoding hypothetical protein (EggNog:ENOG503PCU5; COG:M; COG:W), translating to MKGRDLHHPAVRYMFEHHDFQPDNNATLSTLTSLLQLVPDLFQTLSTAQNITLLAPSNEAFTNLLSRNPRSAELMTNPRALSGVLQYHVLSGKFLSTDFTTSPIFPSTLLSTPFANVTGGQKLQLTLLNETASLFSGYKQASSDLTFANSNNTLHIISSVLTVPAPLSQTLSNINLTSLVGALTTARLSSGTSSLQDMTLFAPSNPAFQAIGSAASGLSDTDLANILGYHLVPSRILFSPRLLAQDQIVLATLQGSNLTIRRDGNQLFVNSARVILGDVLVGNGVVHVIDNVLNPSNTSATPDPAAATQAPAFAGVTPVADIPFTSGIVPTTTFVPVTVPLNGAGKGAFAAVPTGVMLAAGAAVWAAGM from the exons ATGAAGGGGCGTGATCTACACCATCCAGCTGTTCGATACATGTTTGAGCATCATGACTTTCAGCCTGAT AATAATGCCACACTAAGCACACTAACAA GTCTCCTCCAACTCGTCCCGGACCTATTCCAgaccctctccaccgcccaaaacatcaccctcctcgccccctccaacgaagccttcaccaacctcttGTCTCGGAACCCCCGCTCAGCAGAACTCATGACCAACCCCCGCGCCCTCTCCGGCGTTCTTCAGTACCACGTCCTCTCTGGAAAATTCCTCTCAACAGacttcaccaccagccccatcttcccctccactctcctctccacccccttcgcCAACGTCACCGGAGGCCAAAAACTCCAATTGACCCTCCTGAACGAAACAGCAAGCCTCTTCTCAGGCTACAAGCAAGCCTCCTCT GACCTAACCTtcgccaacagcaacaacaccctccacatcatctcctccgtcCTCACCGTCCCAGCGCCCCTCTCTcaaaccctctccaacatAAACCTCACCTCTCTGGTCGGcgccctcaccaccgcccgcctctcctccggcacctcctccctccaagACATGACCCTCTTCGccccatccaaccccgccTTCCAGGCAATCGGTTCAGCAGCCAGCGGCCTCTCAGACACGGACCTAGCCAACATACTAGGCTACCACCTCGTCCCCTCCCgcatcctcttctccccgCGACTCCTAGCCCAAGACCAGATCGTCTTGGCGACGCTCCAAGGCTCCAACCTGACCATCAGACGGGACGGCAACCAGCTGTTTGTCAACTCGGCGAGGGTGATACTGGGGGATGTGCTTGTCGGAAACGGGGTGGTGCATGTTATAGATAA TGTCCTAAACCCATCCAACACATCGGCCACCCCTgacccagcagcagcaacccaaGCTCCTGCTTTTGCTGGGGTCACTCCGGTGGCAGATATACCGTTCACGTCGGGAATCGTCCCCACGACGACATTTGTGCCAGTGACGGTTCCCCTGAATGGAGCGGGAAAGGGGGCCTTTGCGGCAGTGCCGACgggggtgatgttggcggcTGGGGCGGCGGTTTGGGCGGCGGGGATGTAA
- the MET16 gene encoding 3'-phosphoadenylsulfate reductase (EggNog:ENOG503NVJM; BUSCO:EOG09264FVQ; COG:E): protein MSTEESRAPSSRSSSNGDDASVDSGFASTGNSTANLPAISLTPAHLKHLNQQLEHMHPMDILRFSKAFFPNLYQTTAFGLTGLVTIDMLAKIQKENPHSLPIDLIFLDTLYHFKETYELVDTVKERYGLKMHVFKPLDVETVEEFESTYGEKLYEMSSELYDWVAKVEPQQRAYDELKVGAVLTGRRRSQGGQRGAIPVIELDEERGIIKINPLVTWTFKQVNDYIKENNVPYNALLDRGYKSVGDWHSTVPVAEGEDERAGRWKGQEKTECGIHNKKSRYAQWLNQTATATTQQPSQEVAA, encoded by the coding sequence ATGTCCACCGAAGAGTCCAGGGCCCCTTCCTCTCGCTCGTCGTCTAATGGCGACGACGCTTCCGTCGACTCGGGCTTTGCCTCGACTGGCAAttccaccgccaacctccctGCCATCTCGCTCACCCCAGCACACCTGAAGCACCTCAACCAGCAACTGGAGCACATGCACCCCATGGACATCCTCAGGTTCTCCAaggccttcttccccaacctgTACCAGACAACAGCCTTCGGCCTCACCGGTCTCGTCACCATCGATATGCTGGCCAAGATCCAGAAGGAGAACCCTCATTCGCTGCCCATTGACCTCATCTTCCTGGACACCCTTTACCACTTCAAGGAGACATATGAGCTCGTTGACACGGTCAAGGAGCGCTATGGGCTCAAGATGCATGTCTTTAAGCCACTTGACGTTGAGACAGTAGAGGAGTTTGAGAGCACATACGGAGAGAAGCTGTATGAGATGTCCTCGGAGCTGTACGACTGGGTCGCCAAGGTCGAGCCTCAACAAAGAGCATACGATGAACTGAAGGTTGGCGCCGTCCTGACTGGACGTCGCCGGTCTCAGGGTGGCCAGCGTGGTGCCATTCCCGTCATCGAGCTTGACGAGGAGAGAGGCATCATCAAGATCAACCCCCTCGTCACCTGGACCTTCAAGCAAGTCAACGACTACATCAAGGAGAACAATGTGCCATACAATGCCCTCCTCGATCGGGGGTACAAGTCCGTTGGTGACTGGCATTCGACAGTCCCGGTTGCCGAAGGCGAGGATGAGCGTGCCGGTCGGTGGAAGGGTCAGGAGAAGACCGAGTGCGGCATCCACAACAAGAAGAGCCGGTATGCTCAGTGGCTCAACCAGACCGCAACGGCGACGACACAGCAGCCAAGTCAGGAGGTCGCTGCCTGA
- the SER2 gene encoding Phosphoserine phosphatase (EggNog:ENOG503NXBJ; COG:E), translating into MSQEPQSPSRQGRPSMTASMRSSSFLREHQQYRPPSKPENHYGIDTVVEDLQATSVSPPREISPFKGIPSAENPPRIVDGQSHELSHPNCTPLPGASTNRLIATLFYKSTNPRVSNAIPSPQRNPSPKGSGQSPSLRAADSDLPPTMAPTSKLDDFPLEPPATEPEPLDHLYGANVSPMCIASFLHLMSTFPLPAGSTDLHSSHRCLKIDQSHQEHHPTVVELTLSPAPASDYLPLKDLRKHELIYRFEREWNVDVALRADTLWRRYPRLVVFDMDSTLITQEVIDLLAATIKDPPDLAARVADITHRAMMGELEFDSAFRERVKLLAGLPGTLFNELRPVLDVTNGVRPLIKALKRLGVKTAVLSGGFLPLTSWLAGELGIDYAHANEVVIDEQTGKLTGEVKGRIVGKERKRELLIEIAEKEGIALEQVVAVGDGANDLLMMEAAGLGVAWNAKPMVQMEASSRLNGDSLLDLLHLFGFTEEEVRQLSA; encoded by the coding sequence ATGTCTCAGGAACCTCAGTCTCCCTCCCGTCAGGGTCGCCCCTCCATGACTGCTTCGATGCGGAGCAGTTCGTTTCTTAGAGAGCATCAGCAGTACCGTCCTCCAAGCAAGCCCGAGAACCACTACGGAATCGACACGGTTGTGGAGGATCTCCAAGCCACCAGCGTGTCCCCCCCGCGCGAGATCTCTCCCTTCAAGGGAATCCCCTCAGCTGAGAACCCGCCCAGGATTGTCGATGGCCAGAGCCATGAGCTGTCGCATCCCAACTGCACGCCTTTGCCTGGCGCTTCCACCAACAGACTGATCGCTACTCTGTTTTACAAGTCCACTAACCCCAGAGTATCAAATGCTATCCCCTCACCGCAGCGCAATCCGTCTCCCAAGGGGAGCGGTCAGTCGCCCTCGCTCCGCGCCGCCGACTCGGACCTCCCCCCTACCATGGCGCCCACCAGCAAGCTCGACGACTTTCCCCTCGAGCCTCCCGCCACCGAGCCTGAGCCCCTCGACCACCTCTACGGCGCCAACGTCTCGCCGATGTGCATCGCCTCCTTCCTTCACCTCATGTCTACCTTTCCTCTCCCTGCCGGCTCGACCGACCTTCACTCTTCTCACCGTTGCCTGAAGATCGACCAGTCTCACCAAGAACACCATCCCACCGTCGTCGAGCTCACCCTTTCCCCGGCGCCCGCTTCCGACTACCTTCCCCTGAAGGACCTCCGCAAGCACGAGCTCATCTACCGCTTCGAGAGAGAATGGAACGTCGACGTAGCCCTCCGAGCCGATACCCTCTGGCGCCGGTACCCCCGCTTGGTGGTGTTCGACATGGACAGCACCCTCATTACTCAGGAGGTCATCGATCTCCTGGCTGCCACCATCAAGGACCCCCCTGATCTTGCTGCCCGTGTGGCAGATATCACCCATCGCGCCATGATGGGAGAGCTCGAGTTCGACTCTGCCTTCCGCGAGCGCGTAAAGTTGCTTGCTGGCCTCCCAGGGACGCTCTTCAATGAGCTTCGCCCTGTACTTGACGTTACAAACGGTGTCAGACCGTTGATCAAGGCTCTCAAGAGGCTTGGCGTCAAGACCGCCGTCTTGTCAGGTGGTTTCTTGCCCTTGACCAGCTGGTTGGCTGGTGAGCTGGGAATTGACTATGCTCATGCCAATGAGGTTGTCATCGATGAGCAGACCGGGAAGCTGACCGGTGAGGTCAAGGGGAGGATCGTCggaaaggagagaaagagagagttGTTGATCGAGATTGCAGAGAAAGAGGGCATCGCACTTGAACAGGTTGTTGCGGTCGGTGATGGAGCGAATgacttgttgatgatggaagcCGCGGGCTTGGGAGTGGCGTGGAACGCGAAGCCTATGGTGCAGATGGAGGCAAGCTCGAGGTTGAACGGGGATAGTCTTTTGGATTTGCTGCATTTGTTTGGGtttaccgaggaggaggtaaggCAGCTTTCAGCTTAG